TAGGTATATATCTCATAGAGAATACGCAGAGGGTCCGGACAAGAACGAAGGGCTGTCAGGCGCCACCGGCTCTTGGAAAACTGTGGCAGCTGTACTAGATTTCCGGCCTAGTGAGCCGCTCAATCAGGAACGTGCTGTGCCTTCTGGCGGTAGCGGTGGCTGGTGTCTGCTTCGCACAAGAAGGTGCCCAGCCGCAGCCCAAGCCCTTTCAGCGCGAAGACATCATCGCGATGCTGAAGGACGGCGTGGCCAGTGGACGAATTGCGACCCTGCTGCGAGAGCGTGGGATTGATTTTGAGCCTACGGAGGATTACCTGAAGTCGGTTCGCATCGCCGGAGGTAACGAGGCCTTGGTCACGGCGATTCTGGAGGCACAAATCACGCTGGCATCCGAGGCACGAGCGCGACTCTCGCTGGTCCGGGAACATCAGCGCAAGGGCTATTCGCTCGCTCAGAAGAAACGATTTGCGGACGCAGAGTACGAGTACAAGCGCGCGATCGAACTCGATCCCTCGAACGAGCGGCTCCATCTGGAACTTGCCGATGTATATGTTGCGCAGGCGAAGTGGGACGATGTGATCATGGAAGCGCGGAA
Above is a window of Terriglobales bacterium DNA encoding:
- a CDS encoding tetratricopeptide repeat protein: MSRSIRNVLCLLAVAVAGVCFAQEGAQPQPKPFQREDIIAMLKDGVASGRIATLLRERGIDFEPTEDYLKSVRIAGGNEALVTAILEAQITLASEARARLSLVREHQRKGYSLAQKKRFADAEYEYKRAIELDPSNERLHLELADVYVAQAKWDDVIMEARNALRLSANLVDAYMYMGLAQREKGALKEAAEAFREAIRIDLTDAVAHYSLATTLFRQADFRGAIGEYNETIRLNPEDANAYGDMAIAMLLTFDFVGARTAVRRALALNPMLP